In one Micromonospora polyrhachis genomic region, the following are encoded:
- a CDS encoding DUF2231 domain-containing protein has protein sequence MESRLRVQGHPIQPMLVTVPFGLFVCATVFDLTDLLGGPGILGEVGYWTVVAALVSAALAVAAGMVDLWDVPADRTRRTVVMFNLANAVMAVLFVFVCLARAGGPDRGASGGLLAVELLGLAIGAVGVRLGAVLVQRFDRHPGEAPTFDALGSAAGVGVEGPAHPTRS, from the coding sequence ATGGAGAGCCGGTTGCGAGTCCAAGGCCACCCGATCCAGCCGATGCTGGTGACGGTTCCGTTCGGATTGTTCGTCTGCGCCACGGTGTTCGACCTGACCGACCTGCTCGGCGGGCCCGGCATCCTCGGGGAGGTCGGTTACTGGACGGTGGTGGCTGCCCTGGTCTCGGCGGCGCTGGCGGTGGCGGCGGGCATGGTCGACCTCTGGGACGTTCCAGCCGATCGGACCCGCCGTACGGTGGTCATGTTCAACCTGGCCAACGCGGTGATGGCGGTGCTGTTCGTCTTCGTGTGTCTGGCCCGCGCCGGTGGGCCGGACCGGGGGGCGAGCGGCGGGCTTCTGGCGGTCGAGCTACTTGGCCTGGCCATCGGCGCGGTCGGGGTGCGGCTGGGCGCGGTGCTGGTCCAGCGGTTCGATCGGCACCCGGGCGAGGCGCCGACCTTCGACGCCCTCGGGTCGGCGGCCGGGGTCGGGGTCGAAGGTCCCGCTCATCCCACGCGAAGCTGA
- a CDS encoding DUF3500 domain-containing protein, whose amino-acid sequence MRRAASTLLDALDDPVRTLAARPFPDDEARRWIEYRPRPRPGACIADLDRAARKAAHRLLATALSPHAYAQAMTIIALEEVLDRAEGWRRGRHSADFWVAVFGDPRRDERWSWRFEGHHLSVTMTIVGDQVSPAPIFLGANPARVSYAGRTVTRPLAPEEDLARALLDALGPAGRAAAIVADQAPGDIRSATRPRFTTGIEPAGISAAHLGPTARSLFDQLVGLYLDRLPEELAAREATRIARGGLHFAWEGPTRPGQRHYYRVQGDDLLIEYDNTSDDGNHAHTVLRRPYSDFGDDVLAAHRAEAHP is encoded by the coding sequence ATGCGGCGGGCCGCGAGCACCCTGCTGGACGCCCTGGACGATCCGGTACGGACACTCGCCGCGCGACCGTTTCCCGACGACGAGGCCCGCCGGTGGATCGAGTACCGTCCCCGGCCCCGTCCCGGTGCCTGCATCGCCGACCTGGACCGGGCCGCTCGCAAGGCCGCCCACCGGCTGCTGGCCACCGCGCTGAGCCCACACGCATACGCCCAGGCGATGACGATCATCGCGCTGGAGGAGGTGCTCGACCGAGCGGAGGGCTGGCGCCGGGGCCGACACAGTGCCGACTTCTGGGTGGCGGTCTTCGGCGATCCTCGGCGGGACGAGCGTTGGTCCTGGCGGTTCGAGGGACATCACCTGTCCGTGACCATGACGATCGTCGGCGACCAGGTCTCCCCCGCACCGATCTTCCTCGGGGCCAACCCGGCCCGGGTGAGCTACGCCGGCCGTACGGTGACCCGGCCGCTGGCCCCGGAAGAGGATCTGGCCCGAGCACTGCTGGACGCGCTCGGGCCGGCCGGACGGGCCGCCGCGATCGTGGCCGACCAGGCTCCCGGTGACATCCGCAGCGCCACCAGGCCCCGGTTCACCACCGGAATCGAGCCTGCTGGGATCTCCGCCGCACATCTCGGACCGACCGCCCGATCACTGTTCGACCAGCTCGTAGGGCTCTACCTGGACCGGTTACCCGAGGAGCTGGCCGCCCGGGAAGCGACCCGAATCGCCCGAGGTGGCCTGCACTTCGCCTGGGAGGGGCCGACCCGGCCGGGCCAGCGCCACTACTACCGGGTGCAGGGCGACGATCTGTTGATCGAGTACGACAACACCAGCGACGACGGCAACCACGCGCACACCGTGCTCCGCCGGCCGTACAGCGACTTCGGTGACGACGTACTCGCCGCGCATCGGGCCGAGGCGCATCCTTGA
- a CDS encoding ankyrin repeat domain-containing protein, translated as MVEEWDEETLAFAHRMFDLARAGQTDELAGYVDAGLPVNMTNDKGDTLLILAAYHAHPETVSALISRGADHSRVNDRGQTALAAATFRRSTESVAALLEAGADPTHGSPSAIETATFFDLPEMLELLDQKAS; from the coding sequence ATGGTCGAGGAGTGGGACGAGGAGACGCTGGCATTCGCACACCGGATGTTCGACCTGGCACGCGCGGGCCAGACCGACGAACTGGCTGGCTATGTGGATGCTGGCCTGCCGGTCAACATGACCAACGACAAGGGAGACACGCTGCTGATCCTGGCCGCCTACCACGCGCATCCCGAGACGGTCAGCGCCCTGATCAGTCGCGGTGCGGACCACTCCCGGGTCAACGACCGGGGGCAGACCGCCCTCGCGGCGGCCACGTTCCGACGCTCGACGGAGAGTGTCGCGGCGCTACTCGAAGCCGGCGCCGACCCGACACACGGCAGCCCGTCGGCCATCGAGACCGCCACCTTCTTCGACCTGCCCGAGATGCTGGAGTTACTGGACCAGAAAGCCTCCTGA
- a CDS encoding MOSC domain-containing protein, producing the protein MEPVVAAVSRSATHTFSKPHQASIRLLAGLGVEGDAHLGRTVKHRSRVARDPQQPNLRQVHLIHGELHDELRAAGFTVSPGALGENITTRGVDLLGLPTGTRLQLGGTAVIEVTGLRNPCAQINGLQDGLMAAVLGRDDDGNVIRKAGVMAVVLREGEVRPGDPIHVELAPQPHRPLQPV; encoded by the coding sequence GTGGAACCGGTGGTGGCTGCGGTAAGCCGAAGCGCGACCCACACCTTCAGCAAGCCCCACCAGGCCAGCATCCGGCTGCTGGCCGGGCTCGGGGTCGAGGGGGACGCCCACCTGGGTCGGACCGTCAAGCACCGCTCACGGGTGGCCCGGGATCCCCAGCAGCCCAACCTCCGCCAGGTACACCTGATCCACGGTGAACTGCACGACGAGCTGCGGGCGGCTGGGTTCACGGTCTCCCCCGGCGCCCTGGGGGAGAACATCACCACACGCGGGGTCGACCTGCTCGGCCTGCCCACCGGTACCCGGCTACAACTGGGCGGTACGGCGGTGATCGAGGTGACCGGGCTGCGCAACCCGTGCGCCCAGATCAACGGGCTCCAGGACGGGTTGATGGCGGCGGTGCTGGGCCGGGACGACGACGGCAACGTGATTCGTAAGGCGGGTGTGATGGCGGTGGTGCTGCGCGAGGGCGAGGTCCGGCCGGGCGATCCGATCCACGTCGAACTCGCACCGCAGCCACATCGCCCGCTCCAACCGGTCTGA
- a CDS encoding DsbA family oxidoreductase yields the protein MRIEIWADVVCGWAYIGKRRLEKALESWDGDDAVEVVWRPYRIDPTAPDQAEPMDEILRDPIVDAALRQCAPGLSPAENQVRVSQVAAAVGLGPRWGAAWRANSHHAHRLLTLAYAEAGAAVQDAVAERLLRAHFIEARDISDRTVLDQIAVDAGFSAGVRLLAGSAGEELLRDQLLHGRAMGVTSPTFVVGDRRLAGAQAPEAIREFLAAGHAESTLPTEVRRLRHAEALLDRRDPLGALTLLAPLLADHGDDPNVRLLAARAYFASAQLGRAEQLLRILVDRSPGDAYVRHLLGRTLQRQGRATQAAAHLRLTAAMSPDYV from the coding sequence ATGCGAATCGAAATCTGGGCGGACGTGGTCTGCGGCTGGGCGTACATCGGCAAGCGTCGCCTCGAAAAGGCCCTGGAGAGCTGGGACGGCGACGACGCCGTCGAGGTCGTCTGGCGGCCGTACCGGATCGACCCCACCGCCCCCGACCAGGCCGAGCCGATGGACGAGATACTTCGGGATCCGATCGTCGACGCGGCGTTGCGGCAGTGCGCGCCAGGGCTCTCCCCCGCCGAGAACCAGGTCCGGGTCTCCCAGGTGGCCGCCGCCGTCGGGCTCGGCCCCCGCTGGGGTGCCGCGTGGCGGGCCAACAGCCACCACGCGCACCGACTGCTCACCCTCGCCTACGCCGAAGCCGGGGCGGCGGTGCAGGACGCCGTGGCAGAGCGGCTGCTGCGTGCCCACTTCATCGAGGCCCGCGACATCAGCGACCGTACGGTCCTCGACCAGATCGCCGTCGACGCCGGCTTTTCCGCCGGGGTACGGCTGCTGGCCGGATCGGCGGGCGAAGAGCTACTCCGCGACCAACTTCTGCACGGTCGGGCAATGGGGGTCACCTCGCCGACGTTCGTCGTCGGTGACCGGCGGCTGGCCGGTGCGCAGGCACCGGAGGCCATCCGCGAGTTCCTCGCCGCTGGACACGCGGAATCCACGCTGCCGACGGAGGTGCGCCGCCTACGGCACGCCGAAGCGCTCCTGGACCGCCGCGACCCGCTCGGTGCCCTCACCCTGCTGGCCCCGCTGCTGGCCGACCACGGCGACGACCCGAACGTCCGACTGCTCGCCGCCCGCGCCTACTTCGCCTCGGCACAGCTCGGCCGGGCCGAGCAGCTCCTGCGGATCCTGGTCGACCGGTCGCCGGGCGACGCCTACGTCCGGCACCTGCTCGGACGTACCCTCCAGCGTCAGGGGCGGGCGACACAGGCGGCGGCACACCTGCGGCTCACGGCCGCGATGAGTCCGGACTACGTCTGA
- a CDS encoding TetR/AcrR family transcriptional regulator, giving the protein MNPDDPRARRTRSRLRAAVLELAADHDLTAVTMAEVARRASVNRATIYAHYRDQDELLTDAMEEAVAEVARAAGLCPLDAPDTRTPQPLVDLFAHVGRNATLYRRMLGAQGSARFATRLRDRLAEELGSRFRAGARPPGLDAVPVEVHANYLAGALVAVVAHWVAEPTRSSVEEIALATWRLLCR; this is encoded by the coding sequence GTGAATCCTGATGACCCCCGAGCCCGTCGTACCCGGTCCCGGCTTCGCGCCGCGGTGCTGGAGCTGGCGGCCGACCATGACCTGACCGCCGTCACGATGGCCGAGGTCGCCCGGCGTGCCTCGGTCAACCGGGCCACCATCTACGCGCACTACCGTGATCAGGACGAGCTGTTGACCGATGCCATGGAGGAGGCGGTCGCCGAGGTCGCGCGCGCGGCGGGCCTATGTCCGCTGGATGCGCCAGACACCCGGACGCCGCAGCCGCTGGTCGACCTGTTCGCGCACGTGGGCCGGAACGCGACGCTCTACCGCCGGATGCTGGGTGCGCAGGGCAGTGCCCGGTTCGCCACCCGGCTGCGCGACCGGCTGGCCGAGGAACTCGGGAGCCGGTTCCGGGCCGGCGCGCGACCCCCCGGTCTCGACGCCGTGCCGGTCGAGGTGCACGCCAACTATCTCGCCGGTGCCCTGGTGGCGGTCGTCGCACACTGGGTGGCCGAGCCAACTCGCTCCTCGGTCGAGGAGATCGCGTTGGCGACCTGGCGGCTGCTCTGTCGCTGA
- a CDS encoding cysteine dioxygenase, with the protein MVTLQSGAPDLLAVARQHATDAGRWPPVRFGPVDRWYAQIGTTDEYEVWLLTWLPGQGTDLHDHGGSAGAFVVAAGTLTEEIVAGGRLRPAELSTGDGRRFGPRHVHRVRNRTGRPAISVHVYRPALVRMTSYRLLDGELRVAEVAEAGVAW; encoded by the coding sequence ATGGTTACTCTCCAGTCAGGTGCGCCAGACCTGCTCGCGGTCGCCCGTCAGCACGCGACGGATGCGGGCCGCTGGCCCCCGGTCCGGTTCGGTCCCGTGGACCGGTGGTACGCGCAGATCGGAACCACCGACGAGTACGAGGTCTGGTTGCTGACCTGGCTGCCCGGCCAGGGGACCGACCTGCACGACCATGGCGGCTCCGCCGGAGCGTTCGTGGTGGCCGCCGGGACGCTCACCGAGGAGATCGTCGCCGGTGGTCGACTACGCCCAGCCGAACTGTCCACCGGCGACGGGCGACGGTTCGGTCCCCGGCATGTGCACCGGGTGCGCAACCGGACTGGACGACCCGCGATCAGTGTCCATGTCTACCGGCCCGCGCTGGTACGGATGACCAGCTATCGCCTGCTCGACGGGGAACTCCGGGTCGCCGAGGTCGCCGAGGCCGGGGTCGCCTGGTGA
- a CDS encoding rhodanese-like domain-containing protein, with the protein MPGDTPTAGQGCPGGQPPAGARSIDEILAAARARLRRLEPEAGHLARRGGALLVDIRPAAQRAASGSIPGALVVERNVLEWRFDPRCAARLPIADRYDLPVVVFCQEGYTSSLAAAALQDLGLYLATDIVGGFVAWRAAGLPTFGPADVYAQQSVPPPAAVRQSIP; encoded by the coding sequence ATGCCAGGCGACACTCCCACTGCGGGGCAGGGCTGTCCGGGCGGGCAGCCGCCGGCCGGCGCGCGCAGCATCGACGAGATCCTCGCCGCCGCCCGGGCCCGGCTGCGACGGCTCGAACCCGAAGCCGGTCACCTGGCCCGCCGAGGCGGTGCCCTCCTGGTGGATATCCGACCAGCCGCCCAACGGGCGGCCAGCGGCTCGATCCCCGGTGCGCTGGTGGTGGAACGTAACGTCCTTGAGTGGCGATTCGACCCCCGTTGTGCCGCCCGGCTGCCCATCGCCGATCGCTACGACCTGCCGGTTGTCGTCTTCTGCCAGGAGGGCTACACCTCCTCCCTGGCCGCGGCGGCCCTACAGGACCTCGGGCTGTACCTGGCCACCGACATCGTCGGCGGATTCGTTGCTTGGCGGGCGGCCGGCCTGCCGACGTTCGGCCCGGCCGACGTCTACGCACAACAATCCGTCCCACCACCGGCGGCCGTGCGGCAATCGATCCCCTGA
- a CDS encoding winged helix-turn-helix domain-containing protein — MSVSAISSHRPPSARSARTTRNRRRHDEPSTPTVLTVSFDVLLAGDASDRPAARLLDLLQELVDRGEGKVTVSTDARSGTAAVGPTMTLPLADAGTDRDAIQILAASRLVLRSGRAVPLTRLEFDLLLFLTKHPRRVFTRLQLLNNVWGYDHAVARTVDVHVRRLRAKMGEDRPLVTTVYGVGYRLADDLRISIDPEG; from the coding sequence ATGTCGGTCAGCGCCATCTCCTCGCATCGGCCCCCCTCGGCGAGGTCCGCCCGGACGACGCGGAACCGTCGTCGTCACGACGAACCGAGCACACCGACGGTTCTGACCGTCAGCTTCGATGTCCTGCTGGCCGGTGACGCCTCCGACCGGCCCGCCGCCCGACTGCTCGACCTGCTCCAGGAACTGGTCGACCGAGGGGAGGGAAAGGTCACCGTGTCGACTGACGCCAGATCCGGGACGGCGGCAGTCGGGCCGACCATGACACTCCCGCTGGCGGACGCCGGCACCGATCGTGATGCCATTCAGATCCTCGCCGCCTCACGGCTGGTGCTGCGGAGCGGGCGGGCGGTGCCACTCACCCGATTGGAGTTCGACCTGCTGCTCTTCCTGACCAAGCATCCACGGCGGGTCTTCACCCGGCTCCAGTTACTCAACAACGTCTGGGGATACGACCACGCGGTGGCTCGCACGGTCGACGTACACGTACGTCGGCTGCGCGCCAAGATGGGGGAGGACAGGCCGCTCGTCACCACGGTCTACGGCGTCGGCTACCGCCTCGCCGACGACCTCCGGATCAGCATCGATCCGGAGGGCTGA
- a CDS encoding YnfA family protein encodes MTVARSLLLFALAALAEIGGAWLIWQGWREHRGLWWIAAGVIALGAYGFVATFQPDPNFGRILAAYGGVFVAGSLLWGVLVDRFRPDRWDLIGAGICLVGVAVIMYAPRSG; translated from the coding sequence GTGACCGTCGCCCGTTCCCTGCTGTTGTTCGCCCTCGCCGCGCTCGCCGAGATCGGCGGCGCGTGGTTGATCTGGCAGGGCTGGCGCGAGCACCGGGGGTTGTGGTGGATCGCGGCCGGTGTCATCGCCCTGGGGGCCTACGGTTTCGTGGCGACCTTCCAACCCGATCCGAACTTCGGCCGTATCCTGGCGGCCTACGGGGGTGTCTTCGTCGCCGGCTCGCTGCTGTGGGGGGTGCTCGTCGACAGGTTCCGCCCCGACCGCTGGGACCTCATCGGCGCCGGCATCTGCCTGGTCGGCGTCGCGGTGATCATGTACGCCCCGCGCAGTGGCTGA
- a CDS encoding uridine kinase: MKIRPISPELLLTELADRLTAERAGPWLRVAVDGALAAAPDHLADALVDPLRVRGRPALRIRASDFLRPASLRLEHGRTNPDSFYTGWLDEAGLRREVFRPTAPGGSGRVLPSLWNAEIDRASRADYVDLPPGTVVLVSGPLLLGGGLPFDLTIHLVLSDGALVRRTPKDQMWTLPAYRRYVEEVVPADLADVVVRMDDPRHPALVETLVADGDLSDGRESIR, encoded by the coding sequence GTGAAGATCCGTCCCATCTCGCCGGAACTGTTGCTGACGGAGCTGGCCGACCGACTCACCGCCGAACGGGCGGGCCCGTGGCTCCGGGTGGCGGTGGACGGTGCTCTCGCCGCGGCCCCCGACCACCTCGCCGACGCTCTCGTCGACCCCCTGCGGGTCCGGGGCCGCCCGGCGCTACGGATCCGGGCCTCCGACTTCCTGCGCCCCGCCTCGCTGCGCCTGGAACACGGCCGTACCAACCCGGACTCGTTCTATACCGGCTGGCTGGACGAAGCCGGGCTCCGACGAGAGGTGTTCCGGCCGACCGCACCCGGGGGCAGCGGCCGCGTTCTGCCCTCGCTGTGGAATGCGGAGATCGACCGGGCCAGCCGGGCCGACTACGTGGACCTGCCGCCCGGGACGGTCGTGCTCGTCAGCGGTCCGCTCCTGCTCGGCGGTGGCCTACCCTTCGACCTGACCATCCATCTTGTCCTGTCCGATGGTGCGCTCGTCCGGCGGACCCCGAAGGACCAGATGTGGACCCTGCCGGCCTATCGCCGCTACGTCGAAGAGGTCGTCCCGGCGGACCTTGCCGACGTGGTGGTCCGGATGGACGATCCACGACACCCCGCCCTGGTGGAGACACTCGTGGCCGACGGCGACCTCAGCGACGGCCGAGAGAGCATTCGGTGA
- a CDS encoding TraR/DksA family transcriptional regulator, translating to MLANDVISTGRSQAETAQIRLSLQMRYDELTVEYDQAVAQSQVLRLVEVGDTAGDDQADSGTKTAERDTAQSLLRTILDRRAQFEHALARLADGSYGWCEGCTKPIPVERLEIFPSATSCVTCQQTRERRAA from the coding sequence ATGCTCGCCAACGACGTGATCAGCACGGGGCGTTCCCAGGCGGAGACCGCCCAGATCCGCCTCTCCCTGCAGATGCGCTACGACGAGCTGACCGTCGAGTACGACCAGGCCGTGGCCCAGAGCCAGGTGCTGCGGCTGGTCGAGGTGGGGGACACGGCCGGCGACGACCAGGCCGACAGTGGCACCAAGACGGCGGAGCGGGACACCGCCCAGTCGCTGCTGCGTACCATCCTCGATCGACGTGCGCAGTTCGAGCACGCGCTGGCTCGGCTCGCCGACGGGAGCTACGGCTGGTGTGAGGGGTGCACCAAGCCGATCCCGGTCGAACGACTGGAGATCTTCCCGTCGGCCACCTCGTGCGTGACCTGCCAGCAGACCCGCGAGCGTCGGGCCGCGTGA
- a CDS encoding DUF72 domain-containing protein yields the protein MGEIAVGTASWTDRTLIESGWYPPGVDTAEKRLAHYARQFPLVEVDATYYSPPAERTARLWAERTPPHFTFNIKAFSLLTGHPTRVAALYRDLRPTTDKRNVYPKDLTPQAYEEVWTRFLSALDPLVTTGKLGAVLFQFPPWFTLRRDNKQYLLEVQQRCRPLRVAIEFRHASWFADDNGTETLDFLRQHDLPYVCVDMPQGHRSSVPPVLAATADLAVVRFHGHSDRWTSRDIQEKFGYRYSDRELAQWAPRLRELANESGQTQVLFNNCAGDNAQRNAATLTGLLADPAGNPVG from the coding sequence ATGGGCGAGATCGCTGTCGGGACCGCCTCGTGGACCGACCGGACGCTGATCGAGTCGGGTTGGTATCCGCCGGGGGTGGACACGGCAGAGAAACGACTCGCCCACTACGCCCGACAGTTCCCACTCGTCGAGGTCGACGCGACCTATTACTCCCCGCCGGCCGAGCGCACCGCCCGGTTGTGGGCAGAGCGGACCCCACCGCACTTCACCTTCAACATCAAGGCGTTCAGCCTGCTGACCGGCCACCCGACCCGGGTGGCCGCGCTCTATCGCGATCTGCGACCCACGACCGACAAGCGCAACGTCTACCCGAAGGACCTGACCCCCCAGGCGTACGAGGAGGTGTGGACGCGCTTCCTGTCGGCACTGGATCCGCTGGTGACTACGGGGAAACTCGGGGCGGTGCTGTTCCAGTTTCCGCCTTGGTTCACCCTCCGCCGGGACAACAAGCAGTATCTTCTCGAGGTCCAGCAGCGTTGCCGGCCCTTGCGAGTGGCCATCGAGTTCCGGCATGCCTCCTGGTTCGCCGACGACAACGGCACCGAGACGCTGGACTTCCTCCGCCAGCACGACCTGCCATACGTCTGCGTGGACATGCCGCAGGGGCACCGGTCGTCCGTGCCTCCGGTGCTGGCCGCCACCGCCGACCTGGCGGTCGTCCGGTTCCACGGCCACAGCGACCGATGGACCAGTAGGGACATCCAGGAGAAGTTCGGCTATCGGTACTCGGATCGCGAGTTGGCGCAGTGGGCGCCGAGGCTACGGGAACTGGCGAACGAGAGCGGGCAGACGCAGGTGCTGTTCAACAACTGCGCCGGGGACAACGCCCAGCGCAACGCCGCCACCCTCACCGGCCTGCTGGCGGATCCGGCAGGCAATCCGGTCGGCTGA
- a CDS encoding DUF2267 domain-containing protein, whose amino-acid sequence MSSMSSSIYETSVDKTNLILKDIEQAYGWPKERRTQSYAALRTVLHLLRDRLPVQESVEFAAQLPVLVRGIYFEGWDPSVVPIKLNREEFLFEVRQGFPFDVDGGVENLVRTVLNALRRHITEGEWDDIRANVPKDLITIIP is encoded by the coding sequence ATGTCTAGCATGTCGTCGTCCATCTACGAGACGTCGGTGGACAAGACCAATCTGATCCTCAAGGACATCGAGCAGGCGTACGGGTGGCCGAAGGAACGCCGCACCCAGTCGTACGCGGCGCTGCGGACCGTCCTGCACCTGCTCCGGGACCGGCTACCGGTGCAGGAGAGCGTCGAGTTCGCCGCCCAGTTGCCGGTGTTGGTGCGAGGCATCTACTTCGAGGGCTGGGATCCGAGTGTGGTGCCGATCAAGCTGAACCGGGAGGAGTTCCTCTTCGAGGTACGGCAGGGGTTCCCCTTCGACGTGGATGGGGGAGTGGAGAACCTGGTGCGTACCGTGCTGAATGCTCTCCGCCGGCACATCACCGAGGGGGAGTGGGACGACATCCGGGCGAACGTACCCAAGGATCTCATCACGATCATCCCGTAA
- a CDS encoding STAS domain-containing protein has protein sequence MGESGDEFRIEVHVSDQMIVVRVAGEIDIANVDEFRSVLWMLPVHPATLRVDLSRVTLLSAAGVRALVGVHLRRRARAGQLVLCNPNSTVRRVLRATRVNRVIPIIGGNAASLDSTVRRPWPAAVPVPPSPRTAAERWWEPACVGRPAS, from the coding sequence GTGGGGGAGAGCGGAGACGAGTTTCGCATCGAGGTCCACGTCAGCGATCAGATGATCGTCGTCCGGGTGGCGGGGGAGATCGACATCGCCAACGTGGACGAGTTCCGGTCCGTACTCTGGATGCTGCCTGTCCATCCGGCGACGTTGCGGGTGGATCTGTCACGGGTGACGCTGCTCTCCGCAGCGGGGGTACGGGCACTCGTGGGGGTGCATCTGCGGCGGAGGGCCCGGGCCGGTCAACTGGTGTTGTGCAACCCGAACTCGACCGTACGCCGGGTCCTGCGCGCCACCCGCGTCAACCGGGTGATCCCTATCATTGGCGGCAACGCCGCCTCACTCGACTCGACGGTACGACGGCCCTGGCCAGCGGCCGTGCCGGTTCCGCCCAGTCCGAGGACGGCGGCCGAAAGGTGGTGGGAACCGGCCTGTGTCGGCCGACCCGCTTCGTGA
- a CDS encoding FKBP-type peptidyl-prolyl cis-trans isomerase yields MEKPTIELVEGPPPADLVVEDIVVGDGAAAEAGQLVTVHYVGVSFSTGREFDSSWGRGQPFSFGLGGGQVIEGWDRGVAGMKVGGRRKLIIPPHLGYGNHGAGNLIKPGETLVFVVDLLGVR; encoded by the coding sequence ATGGAAAAGCCCACAATCGAATTGGTCGAGGGACCGCCGCCGGCCGACCTCGTCGTCGAGGACATCGTGGTCGGGGATGGCGCTGCGGCGGAAGCCGGGCAACTCGTCACGGTGCACTACGTCGGGGTGTCCTTCTCCACAGGTCGGGAGTTTGACTCGTCCTGGGGCCGTGGCCAGCCGTTCAGCTTCGGGCTGGGGGGCGGACAGGTGATCGAAGGCTGGGATCGCGGTGTGGCCGGAATGAAGGTTGGCGGGCGACGCAAGCTGATCATTCCCCCGCATCTGGGCTACGGCAACCACGGTGCCGGCAACCTGATCAAGCCGGGCGAGACCCTCGTGTTCGTCGTCGACCTGCTGGGCGTGCGTTAG
- a CDS encoding YqeB family protein has protein sequence MVGNDGGTVVGAPGWDRLLMWGGFPVLGAGLGWLLKAGAGWVASLPWAPFQGPFELVASAPEPYATIGAPVLGGLAGLVLAFLGAQESLTVTVANDRVSLRRGDGGIREIDRSAVAGVFLDGKQLVLLGRSTDELAREKSDLDATRLTEAFRAHGYPWLAEGDPYRHEYRRWVPGLPELPTGADALLKARERALRKGENQDVVELRTELAQLGVVVRDEENRQYWRLSQPR, from the coding sequence ATGGTGGGGAACGACGGCGGGACGGTGGTGGGCGCCCCCGGCTGGGACCGCCTGCTGATGTGGGGCGGTTTTCCGGTGCTCGGTGCCGGTCTGGGATGGCTACTCAAGGCCGGGGCGGGATGGGTCGCTTCGTTGCCGTGGGCACCGTTTCAAGGGCCGTTCGAACTCGTCGCCTCCGCTCCCGAGCCGTACGCCACGATCGGGGCACCCGTCCTCGGCGGACTCGCCGGCCTGGTCCTGGCCTTCCTCGGCGCGCAGGAGAGCCTCACCGTCACCGTCGCCAACGACCGGGTGTCCCTGAGACGGGGGGACGGAGGGATCCGGGAAATCGACCGGAGCGCGGTCGCCGGGGTCTTCCTCGACGGCAAGCAACTCGTCCTGCTCGGCCGGTCGACGGACGAGCTGGCCCGGGAGAAGAGCGATCTGGACGCCACCCGTCTCACGGAAGCGTTCCGTGCCCATGGTTACCCCTGGCTCGCCGAGGGCGACCCCTACCGGCACGAGTACCGCCGCTGGGTACCCGGGCTGCCGGAGTTGCCGACCGGCGCCGACGCTCTGTTGAAGGCCCGGGAGCGTGCCCTGCGTAAAGGAGAGAACCAGGACGTGGTGGAACTCCGCACCGAGCTGGCCCAACTGGGCGTGGTCGTCCGAGACGAGGAGAACCGCCAGTACTGGCGGTTGAGCCAGCCACGCTGA